The following proteins are co-located in the Candidatus Abyssobacteria bacterium SURF_5 genome:
- a CDS encoding DUF421 domain-containing protein, producing MFFHSWDGLLRVILGGVFAYIALVLILRVTGKRTLSKMNAFDFVVTVALGSTLATIILSKDVALAEGVLALALLVCLQLAVTWLQIRSRRFQPLIKAEPRLLFHGGNFLEVALKEERVTREEVLAAARAQGRANLQDVNAVVLETDGSFSVLSGPAGDRNSTLQNER from the coding sequence ATGTTCTTTCATTCATGGGATGGACTCCTCAGGGTTATCCTTGGGGGTGTCTTTGCATACATCGCTCTGGTCCTCATCCTTCGGGTCACCGGCAAACGCACGCTCTCGAAGATGAATGCCTTCGATTTTGTAGTGACCGTGGCGCTCGGGTCCACTCTCGCCACGATCATTTTGTCCAAGGATGTTGCCCTGGCCGAGGGAGTGCTGGCTCTGGCGCTTCTCGTGTGTCTCCAGCTTGCAGTCACCTGGCTCCAGATCCGGTCGCGGCGGTTTCAACCGCTGATTAAAGCCGAGCCAAGACTCTTGTTCCACGGGGGGAACTTTCTCGAGGTCGCCTTAAAAGAGGAGCGCGTGACGAGAGAAGAAGTGCTTGCCGCCGCCCGTGCACAAGGTCGTGCTAACCTGCAGGATGTAAATGCAGTCGTCCTGGAAACGGATGGAAGCTTCAGCGTTCTCTCCGGCCCGGCGGGCGACAGGAACTCGACGCTGCAAAATGAGAGATGA